A genomic window from Anopheles ziemanni chromosome X, idAnoZiCoDA_A2_x.2, whole genome shotgun sequence includes:
- the LOC131290552 gene encoding sodium channel protein Nach — protein MDPPAKQPGARRVRAKGPNGPGQRKKGRSKAAKARPTFNTLRLFRRSFIVQTKEFFDNSTLHGVRYIAEEGRPFFERFMWFCFVAFGFIAAVVIIFSLWEKFQTNPTITGLDTDFHNQQVIFPTVLVCPTAPYDEEAVRRVAYETLGGYEPGSEVYEPFLKLLTQLSYANLREVAAMLSDLPARKTLRTFNLRDLVFRVAVRCNDTFAMCRYKDEDIDCCEMFKPMYTEHGFCFAFNARYTNNKQVELFNTEFFVLFETDKKWALTFEPLRESNIFIHSYNEISGWDFQPQVMWDLDSKVEFLISMKQTYTTEDAQQLSIGQRKCIFPEEEKLQYYQDAYTFSGCMKECRISKSLKFCSCIPPFYAPVRPQPACTSDNFQCLSEYADNITSIYSCQGCELGCLNTVYDIEKYSKIMKTEEDQQDAQVTIEYLTWPIIRYKREVLFGWVDLLVSFGGIAGLFLGFSLLSGVELVYFFTMRAFCMLYKNRDELEAAEKEQQIKSMSRHELGLKPLGTPSTQQQQQQQVQYSSNEPASTDKQEVFVKLITNDYKAGNYLNVDPAYPGLNRNRLNQLRAQNPTKRNLFQLGHGNNDSNSKYMLKKPTQSEGGYIYDGYLP, from the exons ATGGATCCTCCAGCGAAGCAGCCCGGCGCGAGACGCGTGCGAGCCAAGGGCCCGAACGGGCCGGGCCAGCGGAAGAAGGGCCGCTCGAAGGCGGCGAAAGCGCGGCCAACGTTCAACACGCTGCGCCTGTTCCGGCGCAGCTTCATCGTGCAGACGAAGGAGTTTTTCGACAACTCAACGCTGCACGGCGTGCGCTACATCGCCGAGGAGGGCCGGCCGTTCTTCGAGCGCTTCATGTGGTTCTGCTTCGTCGCGTTCGGCTTCATCGCGGCGGTGGTGATCATCTTCAGCCTGTGGGAGAAGTTCCAGACCAACCCGACCATCACCGGGCTGGACACGGACTTCCACAACCAGCAGGTGATCTTCCCGACCGTGCTCGTCTGCCCGACCGCACCGTACGACGAGGAGGCGGTCCGGCGGGTGGCGTACGAGACCCTGGGCGGGTACGAGCCCGGCAGCGAGGTGTACGAGCCGTTCCTGAAGCTGCTGACGCAGCTGTCGTACGCCAACCTGCGCGAGGTGGCCGCCATGCTGAGCGATTTGCCCGCCCGGAAGACGCTGCGGACGTTCAACCTGCGGGACCTGGTGTTCCGGGTGGCGGTCCGCTGCAACGACACGTTCGCCATGTGCCGCTACAAGGACGAGGACATCGACTGCTGCGAGATGTTCAAACCGATGTACACCGAGCACGGTTTCTGCTTTGCCTTCAACGCGCGCTACACCAACAACAAGCAGGTCGA ACTGTTCAACACGGAGTTTTTCGTGCTGTTCGAGACGGACAAGAAGTGGGCGCTGACATTCGAGCCGCTGCGCGAGAGCAACATCTTCATACACTCGTACAACGAAATCTCCGGCTGGGACTTCCAGCCGCAGGTGATGTGGGACCTCGACTCGAAGGTGGAGTTCCTGATCTCGATGAAGCAGACCTACACGACCGAGGACGCCCAGCAGCTGTCGATCGGGCAGCGGAAGTGCATCTTCCCGGAGGAGGAGAAGCTGCAGTACTACCAGGACGCGTACACCTTCTCCGGCTGCATGAAGGAGTGCCGCATCTCGAAGAGCCTGAAGTTCTGCAGCTGCATCCCGCCGTTCTACGCCCCGGTGCGCCCCCAGCCGGCCTGCACGTCCGACAACTTTCAGTGCCTCAGCGAGTACGCGGACAACATCACCAGCATCTACAGCTGCCAGGGCTGCGAGCTCGGCTGCCTCAACACGGTGTACGACATAGAGAAGTACTCGAAAAT CATGAAAACCGAAGAGGATCAGCAGGACGCGCAGGTGACGATAGAGTATCTGACCTGGCCCATCATCCGCTACAAGCGCGAGGTGCTGTTCGGCTGGGTCGACCTGCTGGTGTCGTTCGGTGGCATCGCCGGCCTGTTCCTCGGCTTCAGCCTGCTGTCGGGCGTCGAGCTGGTGTACTTCTTCACCATGCGCGCCTTCTGCATGCTGTACAAAAACCGCGACGAGCTGGAAGCGGCCGAGAAGGAGCAGCAGATCAAGTCGATGAGCCGCCACGAGCTTGGCCTGAAGCCGCTCGGAACCCCCAGCacccagcaacagcagcagcagcaggtgcaGTATAGCAGCAACGAACCGGCGTCAACCGACAAGCAGGAGGTGTTCGTCAAGCTCATCACGAACGACTACAAGGCGGGCAACTACCTGAACGTGGACCCAGCATACCCGGGGCTGAACCGCAATCGCTTGAACCAGCTGCGCGCTCAGAATCCCACGAAAAGGAACCTCTTTCAGCTGGGCCACGGGAACAACGATAGCAACAGTAAGTACATGCTGAAGAAACCCACCCAAAGCGAGGGGGGCTACATCTACGATGGCTACTTACCGTGA